From Epinephelus lanceolatus isolate andai-2023 chromosome 5, ASM4190304v1, whole genome shotgun sequence, the proteins below share one genomic window:
- the cracr2aa gene encoding EF-hand calcium-binding domain-containing protein 4B, whose amino-acid sequence MAAFTAPCATNNATTTTVARTAWQRQGGSDEVDKSENGDVGQNTIVEKTHEFFQMCDIESKGFITRRDMQRLNRELPLSAEELENVFDTLDSDGNGFLTLDEFSSGFSEFLFGQKISVEEGMEEKNSCKSPAEVLYQSQWDEILARGDEEEEEKHFSVLMESLGANHVFEDRAEVRSLWAQLRRDEPHLLSNFEDFLARVTSQIKDANQEKTEMESALKRKAATHDDEIKRLYEEMEQQIKNEKDRIVLQDYERYLSRSHDLELQLSAKEKELEQIFQKQRRLEHQCQELHSEQHVTKVENVKLKHTNDELARELDHTSQELILAQEQLSLLQEQSTRLHEEKEIEIYRLTEGLQRERSSLLKQLDLLREMNKHLRDEKDISYQSSKKIPSLKQRPSINAVKHTSSNIFRSEDEEELTTSSVRHNLANVSRQSSCIAAARGHLQRIISIEEDHLPHLLQTDCQAQTPLQECSEGEEASDNEENIDLVMSDIYPGASSAQQQQSNGDVEKREAPTSPRGQPVGKETSMNEEGGPLAPDRLFKIVLVGNSSVGKTSLLRRFCDGAFHPGTSATVGIDYSVKTIAVDNSQVALQMWDTAGQERYRSITKQFFRKADGVVVMYDITAEQSFTAVRQWLTSVKEGAGEDIPIMLLGNKTDKEIERQVQKGVGERLAKDCQMIFYECSAYSGHNVVESMIHLARILKEQEDREKEKTVQLADSPSEKKRTCC is encoded by the exons ATGGCAGCTTTTACTGCTCCTTGTGCCACCAACAACGCCACGACCACCACGGTGGCCCGAACTGCATGGCAAAGGCAAGGAGGCAGCGACGAGGTGGATAAAAGTGAGAATGGGGACGTGGGACAAAACACTATTGTGGAGAAGACCCATGAGTTCTTCCAGATGTGTGACATCGAGAGCAAGGGCTTCATCACCCGACGTGACATGCAG AGGCTGAACCGCGAGCTCCCTCTCAGTGCAGAGGAGTTGGAAAATGTATTTGATACCCTTGATTCCGACGGCAATGGATTCCTCACCCTGGACGAGTTCTCCTCCGGCTTTA gtGAGTTTTTATTCGGTCAGAAGATTTCTGTAGAGGAGGGCATGGAGGAGAAGAACTCCTGTAAGAGCCCGGCAGAGGTCCTGTATCAGAGCCAGTGGGATGAGATCCTGGCAAGaggagatgaggaagaagaggagaaacacTTCAGCGTGCTTATGGAGAGCCTCGGAGCCAACCATGTCTTTGAGGA TCGTGCTGAGGTACGCAGTTTGTGGGCGCAGCTGCGTCGGGATGAACCTCACCTTTTATCCAATTTTGAGGACTTCCTGGCCAGAGTGACATCCCAGATCAAAGACGCCAACCAAGAGAAGACGGAGATGGAGAGCGCTCTCAAAAG GAAAGCAGCAACACATGATGATGAGATCAAGCGCCTATATGAGGAAATGGAGcagcaaataaaaaatgaaaaagacagGATTGTTCTGCAG GACTATGAGCGCTATCTGTCTCGTAGTCATGACCtggagctgcagctgtctgctaAGGAGAAAGAGCTGGAACAGATCTTTCAGAAACAGAGAAGG TTGGAGCATCAGTGCCAGGAACTGCACAGTGAGCAACATGTGACCAAGGTGGAGAACGTGAAGCTGAAGCACACGAATGACGAGTTAGCACGGGAGCTGGACCACACCAGCCAAGAGCTGATCTTGGCACAGGAACAGCTGAGTCTGCTGCAGGAGCAGTCCACACGGCTTCACGAGGAGAAGGAGAT TGAAATATACAGACTGACGGAGGGACTGCAGCGTGAGCGATCGAGCCTCCTCAAACAACTGGACCTTTTGAG GGAAATGAACAAACATTTACGGGATGAAAAGGACATATCCTATCAG AGTTCTAAAAAAATACCAAGTCTGAAGCAGAGGCCTTCAATCAATGCTGTGAAACACACAAGTTCAAATATCTTCAGAAG tgaggatgaagaggagctgACCACCAGCTCAGTGAGGCACAACCTCGCCAACGTATCACGCCAGTCCTCTTGCATAGCAGCAGCAAGAGGGCACTTGCAGAGGATCATCTCCATCGAGGAGGACCACCTGCCACACTTACTCCAGACTGACTGTCAGGCTCAGACTCCACTTCAGGAGTGTAGTGAAGGAGAGGAGGCCTCAGATAATGAGGAAAATATAGACTTGGTGATGAGTGATATTTATCCAGGCGCATCTTCTGCCCAGCAGCAACAGTCGAACGGAGACGTGGAGAAAAGGGAGGCCCCCACATCTCCGAGGGGTCAGCCTGTTGGCAAGGAAACCAGCATGAAT GAGGAAGGTGGTCCCTTGGCTCCTGACCGCCTCTTCAAGATCGTCCTGGTTGGGAACTCTAGCGTAGGAAAGACCTCCCTCCTTCGGCGGTTTTGCGACGGCGCCTTCCACCCTGGCACTTCTGCCACTGTTG GTATAGATTACAGTGTAAAGACAATAGCTGTGGACAACAGCCAGGTGGCACTGCAGATGTGGGATACAGCAGGACAGGAGAG gtaTCGCAGCATCACCAAACAATTCTTTCGCAAGGCAGATGGTGTGGTTGTGATGTATGACATCACAGCCGAGCAGAGCTTCACAGCTGTCAGACAGTGGCTGACGAGCGTAAAG GAAGGTGCAGGCGAGGACATCCCCATCATGCTCTTgggaaacaaaacagacaagGAGATTGAGAGACAAGTTCAGAAAGGAGTGGGCGAAAGACTAGCCAAG GACTGCCAAATGATCTTCTACGAGTGCAGCGCATACTCTGGACACAACGTGGTGGAGTCTATGATCCATTTAGCCAG AATTCTGAAAGAAcaagaggacagagagaaggagaagacgGTCCAGCTGGCCGACAGCCCCTCTGAGAAGAAGAGAACCTGCTGCTAG